A part of Myxococcus landrumus genomic DNA contains:
- a CDS encoding alpha/beta hydrolase family protein, with protein MSSIDIKAIPLPRLSSASRKSVALVLCAGMSFLQACGDDDERPIIWPPDENSPSVAMDILPGTYPNRLDVSVTELLEVAVLGSEAFDAKWIDARASQLGDASGKVWVGAKEARPAKDVDGDGRLDALLVFSVAELTQKQVLTAESSMVRLRARTKQKGNFVGRDGLSDSKSPMVVLPKAKGPHPVGTFERAWTDTGRDETFTTAAGDKREVMVRVWYPASVPSGAQPAPYFLQLHEAEFIAESLELPSPAFGFVFAHSYQDAAMVSGSGRHPVVLFSPGYGMSRILYSAVAEELASRGYVVAAMAHTYSAPVAFPDGRKLPQTVQVTLEDEALNRKIQDAWTADARFVLDQLTALNANDPQGRLTGRLDLERVGMFGHSFGGSTSAEACRVDARFKAGINMDGTFFGRPAAGATVPFLMLGAGREEKDPSWETFSQNLKGSGYWARITGAEHANFGDIQLLMPLVHAYAPDFDPASVDLGPIDGTRGFILSSVYPLAFFDKHLRGLSTPLLNGNSSDYPEVDLAVYPR; from the coding sequence ATGTCTTCAATTGATATCAAGGCCATTCCCTTGCCTCGCCTCTCGTCCGCCTCGCGGAAGAGCGTCGCGCTCGTGCTGTGCGCGGGCATGTCCTTCTTGCAGGCGTGCGGCGACGATGACGAACGTCCCATCATCTGGCCCCCGGACGAGAACTCCCCCTCGGTGGCGATGGACATCCTGCCGGGGACCTATCCCAACCGGCTGGATGTCTCGGTCACGGAGCTTCTCGAGGTCGCGGTCCTGGGCAGTGAAGCCTTCGATGCGAAGTGGATCGACGCGCGGGCCTCGCAACTGGGCGATGCGTCCGGGAAGGTCTGGGTCGGCGCGAAGGAGGCGCGCCCGGCGAAGGACGTCGATGGCGATGGCCGCCTGGATGCGCTCCTCGTGTTCTCCGTGGCGGAGCTGACCCAGAAGCAGGTGCTGACGGCGGAGTCCAGCATGGTGCGCCTGCGCGCGAGGACGAAGCAGAAGGGGAACTTCGTGGGGCGCGACGGCCTGTCGGACAGCAAGTCGCCGATGGTGGTGCTCCCCAAGGCCAAGGGGCCGCATCCGGTGGGAACGTTCGAGCGGGCGTGGACGGACACGGGCCGCGACGAAACCTTCACGACGGCGGCGGGAGACAAGCGCGAGGTGATGGTGCGCGTGTGGTATCCGGCGAGTGTGCCGTCGGGGGCGCAGCCCGCTCCCTACTTCCTCCAGCTCCACGAGGCGGAGTTCATCGCCGAGTCGTTGGAGCTGCCCTCACCGGCCTTCGGGTTCGTCTTCGCGCACTCCTACCAGGACGCGGCGATGGTCTCGGGCAGTGGGCGCCATCCCGTCGTGCTCTTCTCGCCGGGCTACGGCATGAGCCGGATTCTCTACTCGGCGGTGGCGGAGGAGCTGGCCAGCCGGGGCTACGTGGTGGCGGCCATGGCTCACACCTACAGCGCCCCGGTGGCGTTTCCGGACGGGCGGAAGCTGCCCCAGACGGTGCAGGTGACGCTGGAGGACGAGGCCCTGAATCGCAAGATTCAGGATGCGTGGACGGCGGACGCGCGCTTCGTGCTGGACCAGTTGACGGCGTTGAACGCGAACGACCCGCAGGGGCGGCTCACGGGACGGTTGGACCTGGAGCGAGTGGGGATGTTCGGCCACTCGTTCGGCGGCTCGACGTCGGCCGAGGCGTGCCGGGTGGACGCGCGCTTCAAGGCGGGCATCAACATGGATGGAACGTTCTTCGGCCGGCCCGCGGCGGGGGCCACCGTACCCTTCCTCATGCTGGGGGCCGGGCGTGAAGAGAAGGACCCGTCGTGGGAGACCTTCAGCCAGAACCTGAAGGGGTCGGGCTATTGGGCGCGCATCACGGGGGCGGAGCACGCCAACTTCGGCGACATCCAACTGCTCATGCCGCTGGTGCATGCCTACGCCCCGGACTTCGACCCGGCGTCGGTCGACCTGGGCCCCATCGATGGGACCCGTGGCTTCATCCTGTCGAGCGTCTATCCGCTGGCGTTCTTCGACAAGCACCTGCGAGGACTGTCCACGCCGCTCCTGAACGGGAACTCCTCCGACTACCCGGA
- a CDS encoding DUF488 domain-containing protein yields MTVRIVRLGTPRLANEGLRIGTVRRPPRGVPAARFASEDWYDVWYPELSPSPEVVKLGQQAQTEREWAVFARKFRTEMAEPHASRTLDLLAALSRTADFAVGCYCEDEARCHRSLLRELLAERGARME; encoded by the coding sequence ATGACTGTCCGCATCGTCCGCCTGGGAACGCCTCGCCTCGCCAACGAAGGGCTGCGCATCGGCACCGTGCGCCGCCCTCCTCGCGGGGTCCCCGCGGCGCGCTTCGCCTCGGAGGATTGGTATGACGTCTGGTACCCCGAGCTCTCGCCCAGCCCCGAGGTGGTGAAGCTGGGACAGCAGGCCCAGACCGAGCGGGAGTGGGCGGTGTTCGCCAGGAAGTTCCGCACGGAGATGGCGGAGCCTCATGCCAGCCGGACGCTCGACCTGCTCGCGGCGCTCTCACGCACGGCGGACTTCGCCGTCGGCTGCTATTGCGAGGACGAAGCGCGCTGTCATCGCTCGCTCCTGCGCGAGCTGCTCGCGGAGCGCGGAGCCCGGATGGAGTGA
- a CDS encoding M28 family peptidase, giving the protein MRLPLLASLTLLCVTALDAAAQSPASPVGPISPSTGLVLRDDIVRALIHESSGDRIHDHVQRLSLLARDTHLGYGEAARWTEAAAKAAGLQDVRLEPMATGPQWSATRGELWVSLPHRYKVTSYADLPMSLPVGSGSFEGTGLELVDVGTGALDTDSAGKDLKGKVVLTTGRPSLALREAVVKHGAVGVVSSYSTPPWNQPHRLDGDFPDQVGWARVPPGLMPKGTPSPFAFMISDRQGRELRAQLRSGPVKVDVSVAVKEVEGHYSIVSGVIPGTLAGEEVVLTAHLDHYKPGADDNASGSATVLEMVLTYTTLIQRGVLPPPARTVRVLWLPEFEGTRHWFTHHAADPVRRVANFNFDMLGAHLSRVHSRFAISATPDWNASFVNAVSESTVTFMNRFNGVKYPPRRDFYIGSVTGSRDALNARLERYSRGSDHQLFNDHGIPGVSFTTWPDDAYHTSGDRPENVDPTQLHRAAFAGLSAVTVAAWADPSNALELARLVSLHGVRRVADDEFNARQGLASASTAELPGLYRLARASVRAGYQREREALRSCLPLGAPASSVQNMTRLLETSEAQALSRLEADAKARGASVREPTPSEAERRARSVIPRRVKGQELTPFDEVANNTPPQDKARVETVQAAMNAATVALRERGEDELRFYELADAIASYANGKRSVADIRDAAYAEYGHAFPVEALLELFGLMEQRGIMSTVR; this is encoded by the coding sequence ATGCGGCTCCCTCTCCTCGCCTCTCTCACGCTCCTCTGTGTCACGGCGCTCGATGCCGCGGCGCAGTCCCCCGCCTCTCCCGTGGGCCCCATCTCTCCCTCCACAGGGCTGGTCCTCCGGGATGACATCGTCCGCGCCCTCATCCACGAGAGCTCCGGCGACCGCATCCACGACCACGTGCAGCGGCTGTCCCTCCTCGCGCGGGACACCCATCTCGGCTACGGCGAGGCCGCGCGATGGACGGAAGCCGCCGCCAAGGCCGCGGGCCTCCAGGACGTGCGCCTGGAACCCATGGCGACAGGCCCCCAGTGGTCCGCCACGCGGGGGGAGCTCTGGGTCTCCCTCCCCCACCGGTACAAGGTCACCTCCTATGCCGACCTCCCCATGTCCCTGCCCGTGGGCAGCGGCAGCTTCGAGGGGACGGGCCTGGAATTGGTGGACGTGGGCACCGGCGCGCTCGACACGGACTCCGCGGGCAAGGACCTGAAGGGCAAGGTCGTCCTCACCACCGGGCGCCCCAGCCTCGCGTTGCGCGAGGCGGTGGTGAAGCACGGCGCCGTGGGAGTCGTCTCGTCCTACTCGACGCCCCCCTGGAACCAGCCCCACCGGCTGGATGGCGACTTCCCAGACCAGGTGGGCTGGGCCCGCGTCCCGCCCGGACTCATGCCGAAGGGAACTCCGTCACCCTTCGCGTTCATGATCTCCGACCGGCAAGGCCGTGAGCTGCGCGCGCAGCTGCGCAGCGGCCCCGTGAAGGTGGACGTGAGCGTCGCGGTGAAGGAAGTCGAAGGGCACTACAGCATCGTCAGCGGCGTCATCCCCGGCACGCTCGCCGGAGAGGAAGTCGTCCTCACCGCGCACCTGGACCACTACAAGCCCGGAGCGGACGACAACGCGTCGGGCTCGGCCACGGTGCTGGAGATGGTGCTCACGTACACCACGCTCATCCAGCGCGGCGTGCTGCCACCGCCGGCGCGCACCGTGCGCGTGTTGTGGCTGCCGGAGTTCGAGGGCACCCGCCACTGGTTCACCCACCACGCCGCGGACCCGGTGCGGCGCGTGGCCAACTTCAACTTCGACATGCTGGGCGCGCACCTGTCCCGCGTCCACTCGCGCTTCGCCATCTCCGCCACGCCGGACTGGAACGCCAGCTTCGTGAACGCCGTGAGCGAATCCACCGTCACGTTCATGAACCGCTTCAACGGGGTGAAGTACCCGCCCCGCCGCGACTTCTACATCGGCTCCGTCACCGGCTCGCGCGACGCGCTGAACGCACGACTGGAGCGCTACAGCCGGGGCTCGGACCACCAGCTCTTCAACGACCACGGCATCCCGGGCGTGTCCTTCACCACCTGGCCCGATGACGCGTACCACACCAGCGGGGACCGGCCGGAGAACGTGGACCCCACCCAACTGCACCGCGCGGCCTTCGCGGGACTGTCCGCCGTCACCGTCGCCGCGTGGGCCGACCCCTCGAACGCCCTGGAGCTGGCGCGACTGGTGTCCCTGCATGGCGTCCGGCGCGTGGCGGACGATGAGTTCAACGCCCGCCAGGGCCTGGCCTCCGCCTCCACGGCGGAGCTCCCCGGCCTCTACCGCCTGGCCCGCGCCTCGGTGCGAGCCGGCTACCAGCGAGAGCGCGAGGCCCTGCGCTCCTGCCTGCCCCTGGGGGCCCCCGCGAGCTCCGTGCAGAACATGACCCGACTGCTGGAGACCAGCGAGGCCCAGGCCCTGAGCCGGCTGGAGGCCGACGCCAAGGCCCGGGGTGCCTCTGTCCGGGAACCCACACCCTCCGAGGCCGAGCGCCGGGCCCGGAGTGTCATCCCCCGCCGCGTGAAGGGCCAGGAGCTGACGCCCTTCGATGAGGTGGCGAACAACACGCCCCCTCAAGACAAGGCCCGCGTGGAGACCGTGCAGGCGGCCATGAACGCGGCGACCGTCGCCCTCCGGGAGCGAGGCGAAGACGAGCTGCGCTTCTATGAACTGGCCGACGCCATCGCCAGCTACGCCAACGGCAAGCGCTCTGTCGCGGACATCCGGGACGCGGCCTACGCCGAGTACGGCCACGCCTTCCCCGTGGAGGCCCTCCTGGAGCTCTTTGGCCTGATGGAGCAGCGGGGTATCATGTCGACTGTCCGCTAA
- a CDS encoding DUF3703 domain-containing protein has product MTMRPLLRAAFEHALREALEAESRAELPRAWRHLERAHVLSQGFAGPHVRVHWRMLGYGWRRRDVKEVWGQVARVLGAGPASWLGRAPVGNTGGADVGIFTPMPIPDDLRAILDAEG; this is encoded by the coding sequence ATGACGATGAGACCCCTGCTGCGCGCGGCCTTCGAGCACGCGCTGCGCGAGGCGCTGGAAGCGGAATCGCGCGCGGAGCTGCCGCGCGCCTGGAGACACCTCGAGCGAGCCCACGTGCTCAGCCAGGGCTTCGCGGGCCCTCACGTCCGCGTGCACTGGCGGATGCTGGGGTATGGCTGGCGCCGACGGGACGTGAAGGAGGTGTGGGGGCAGGTGGCGAGGGTGCTCGGGGCAGGGCCGGCCTCGTGGCTCGGACGCGCGCCCGTGGGCAACACCGGCGGGGCGGACGTGGGCATCTTCACGCCCATGCCGATTCCCGACGACCTCCGCGCCATCCTCGACGCGGAGGGCTGA
- a CDS encoding helix-turn-helix transcriptional regulator has product MTSSRRVSPRPRPARSGLWRGRLFFGPQRLMYAGPMAPTEPHAHPTFQVMVALGEPVRMRDAGLREVECPWAIVPPDVEHTVVQGALDVVLLHVPAEGLAGRRLRTLGMGARAEDWLRAGEPLRACGAGRLPARWAEAEAWTQALLSALQADVGAAPPTHPAVKKLLRLLPQSLDGDVRLSALAPQVGLSVGRLSHLFRAEVGFALRPYILWLRLHRAAEHLQRGASLTEAAHAAGFTDSAHLNHSFRRTLGLNPSEIAGVVQWVGPPSR; this is encoded by the coding sequence ATGACTTCCTCCCGCCGCGTCAGTCCCCGGCCCAGGCCCGCTCGCTCCGGATTGTGGCGGGGGCGGCTCTTCTTCGGTCCTCAGCGGCTGATGTACGCGGGGCCCATGGCGCCCACGGAGCCCCACGCGCATCCCACGTTCCAGGTGATGGTGGCGCTGGGCGAGCCCGTGCGCATGCGGGATGCCGGCCTGCGGGAGGTGGAGTGCCCATGGGCCATCGTCCCGCCGGATGTCGAGCACACCGTGGTGCAGGGAGCGCTCGACGTGGTGTTGCTGCATGTTCCCGCGGAGGGCCTGGCGGGGCGGCGGCTGCGGACGCTGGGGATGGGGGCGCGCGCGGAGGACTGGCTGAGGGCAGGCGAGCCGCTGCGCGCGTGTGGCGCGGGCCGGCTGCCCGCGCGCTGGGCGGAGGCCGAGGCGTGGACGCAGGCCCTGCTCTCCGCGCTCCAGGCCGACGTGGGCGCCGCGCCGCCCACGCACCCGGCGGTGAAGAAGCTGCTGCGGCTGCTTCCTCAGTCGCTGGACGGTGACGTGCGGCTGTCCGCGCTGGCACCCCAGGTGGGTCTGTCGGTGGGGCGGCTGTCGCATCTGTTCCGGGCCGAGGTGGGCTTCGCGCTGCGGCCCTACATCCTCTGGTTGAGGTTGCACCGGGCCGCCGAGCATCTCCAGCGCGGCGCCTCCCTCACCGAGGCCGCGCACGCCGCGGGCTTCACCGACAGCGCGCACCTGAATCACTCCTTCCGGAGGACGCTGGGGCTGAACCCCTCGGAGATCGCCGGCGTGGTGCAGTGGGTGGGGCCGCCGTCGAGATAG
- a CDS encoding zinc-dependent metalloprotease — translation MFKRAAVLAVSCGALMVGCGTEGGEAQAPSENDEIVANLVEAGFPSNDIMVVDGAVYVGRDAHVTLEASREMLQPVPFSPEQYRTTNLVAASKTKICINPTASFNSYSRLSQGLDLAIANYNGQSLTFKMARGPTTGCSANITATTMSGAGGSAGFPSGGNPYGTINIGTGLQSYSVDVNEHVITHELGHAIGFRHSDYYNRSISCGSGGNEGAAGVGAIHIANTPTTATVGGSIMNSCFRSTETGEWTSSDLTALNALY, via the coding sequence ATGTTCAAGAGAGCGGCAGTTCTCGCGGTGAGCTGTGGCGCGCTGATGGTGGGTTGCGGCACCGAGGGTGGCGAGGCGCAGGCCCCTTCCGAGAACGATGAAATCGTCGCCAACCTGGTCGAGGCGGGCTTCCCGTCCAACGACATCATGGTGGTCGATGGGGCCGTCTATGTGGGGCGCGACGCGCACGTGACGCTCGAGGCGTCGCGCGAGATGCTCCAGCCCGTGCCCTTCAGCCCGGAGCAGTACCGCACGACCAACCTGGTCGCGGCCTCCAAGACGAAGATCTGCATCAACCCCACGGCGAGCTTCAACTCCTACTCCCGCCTGAGCCAGGGCCTGGACCTGGCCATCGCGAACTACAACGGCCAGTCGCTCACGTTCAAGATGGCGCGTGGGCCGACCACGGGCTGCAGCGCGAACATCACCGCGACGACCATGTCCGGCGCGGGCGGCTCCGCGGGCTTCCCGTCGGGCGGCAACCCCTACGGAACCATCAACATCGGCACGGGCCTGCAGAGCTACAGCGTGGACGTGAACGAGCACGTCATCACGCACGAGCTGGGTCACGCCATCGGCTTCCGTCACTCTGACTACTACAACCGCTCCATCAGCTGCGGCAGCGGCGGCAACGAGGGCGCCGCGGGCGTGGGCGCCATCCACATCGCCAACACGCCGACGACGGCCACGGTGGGCGGCTCCATCATGAACTCCTGCTTCCGCTCGACGGAGACGGGTGAGTGGACGAGCAGCGACCTCACCGCGCTGAACGCCCTCTACTAA
- a CDS encoding trypsin-like serine peptidase, translating to MVHKPLGSVITPWGLGLMGTALLGILACGGDPVPEEPPVCGESPQRVKVTGYVQCGRTLDFTPVNSYRGEFADVVAQEDAVVLIGGSCTGTLIQASAGPVVLTAGHCVARGDRPLVVFNHEESPDGTDLITEGTVIEQALEPDYALIQLDVLPNVTPIPLTLETSERLAIIQHPRGRPKVIAEGRFAGSCNRLVYYSDLDTLVGSSGAGVLNRRGHLLGVHTDGDCQENGRGTNRGWTAETIVEASAYLQDTDLVGR from the coding sequence ATGGTGCACAAGCCCCTCGGTTCCGTCATCACGCCGTGGGGCTTGGGCCTCATGGGCACCGCGCTCCTGGGCATCCTGGCCTGTGGTGGAGACCCGGTGCCCGAAGAGCCTCCTGTCTGCGGCGAGAGCCCCCAGCGGGTCAAGGTCACCGGCTACGTCCAATGTGGACGCACGCTCGACTTCACCCCCGTCAACAGCTACCGGGGTGAGTTCGCCGACGTCGTGGCCCAGGAGGACGCCGTCGTCTTGATTGGAGGCAGCTGCACCGGCACGCTGATTCAAGCCAGCGCCGGCCCCGTGGTCCTCACCGCCGGCCACTGCGTCGCGCGCGGAGACCGTCCCCTGGTGGTCTTCAACCACGAGGAGTCTCCCGACGGAACGGACCTCATCACCGAAGGCACGGTCATCGAACAGGCGCTCGAGCCCGACTACGCGCTCATCCAGCTCGACGTGCTCCCCAACGTCACGCCCATCCCGCTGACGCTCGAGACGAGCGAGCGGCTGGCCATCATCCAACACCCCCGAGGCCGCCCCAAGGTCATCGCCGAGGGCAGGTTCGCGGGCTCCTGCAACCGGCTCGTCTACTACTCGGACCTCGACACCCTGGTCGGCAGCTCGGGCGCGGGCGTGCTCAACCGGCGGGGCCACCTGCTCGGCGTGCACACCGACGGCGATTGCCAGGAGAACGGGCGCGGGACGAACCGGGGCTGGACGGCCGAGACGATTGTCGAGGCCTCCGCCTACCTCCAGGACACCGACCTCGTCGGCCGGTAG
- a CDS encoding cytochrome-c peroxidase yields MLGTAALVVSCSDAEETTRPKGTEELARHTQEMVISRVQNPPPASDLTNLPGDLRAIAVPRPSNLSDFVKNEQAAIALGKALFWDMQVGSDGKTACATCHFRAGADPRSKNQLSPGLNHVPSADLSFTTAGPNHQLEPEDFPLTRLLIPGVRGALDPATDSNDVVSSQGVPWLKAGLDPQGFSLGLVKTRRVEPRNTPTVINAVFNHRQFWDGRAENVFNGVNALGTRDPNAKVYRSDDPWEDPVEVRVELANASLASQAVAPIVSDLEMAAPGRTPLDVARALSRRTRRMARHLDPVRPLGHQLVDPTDSVLGGMSRWPDKGLYVASYNRMVKDAFHEVWWKSRRQIQVAPDGSKTLVWFADDNPETEEYTLLEYNFSLFFGIALQMYQSTLIADDTPWDRFRREHPDATDPALNPWVNTSPNHISRQALFGAHLFNDRTRGPTNIRCSNCHESAELTDASVRRVTAAVNGPVRNRDGNIIDKGFNNIGIRPTSDDLGAGGSDAFGPLSHAKRLFPGAPPASFDGAAVSKGFGIEGAFKVPSLRNVALTAPYFHNGDAHTLREAVELYSRGGNVAPVAQRDGTPIEPLGVPVLAVDEVDALVAWLETLTDARVLYRRAPFDHPQLFVPNGHVGDSTWLGDATGDGFADDVMLEIPAVGAAGGAPLPGFLEGVFGPMTPPLLH; encoded by the coding sequence GACGACGCGTCCCAAGGGCACGGAGGAGCTGGCCCGACACACGCAAGAGATGGTCATCTCCCGCGTGCAGAATCCTCCTCCCGCGAGTGACCTGACCAATCTGCCAGGAGACTTGCGCGCGATAGCGGTGCCCAGACCTTCCAACCTGTCTGACTTCGTGAAGAACGAACAGGCGGCCATCGCGTTGGGCAAGGCGCTGTTCTGGGACATGCAGGTGGGCAGCGACGGGAAGACCGCCTGCGCCACCTGCCACTTCCGGGCGGGCGCGGACCCCCGGTCGAAGAATCAGCTCAGCCCCGGGCTCAACCACGTCCCCAGCGCTGACCTCTCCTTCACCACGGCGGGTCCCAACCACCAGCTCGAGCCGGAGGACTTCCCGTTGACGCGGCTGCTCATCCCCGGGGTACGCGGTGCGTTGGACCCGGCGACGGACAGCAATGACGTGGTCTCCTCCCAGGGCGTGCCCTGGCTCAAGGCGGGGTTGGACCCCCAGGGCTTCAGCCTGGGGCTGGTGAAGACGCGCCGTGTCGAGCCTCGCAACACGCCGACCGTCATCAACGCGGTCTTCAACCACCGCCAGTTCTGGGATGGGCGCGCGGAGAATGTCTTCAACGGGGTGAATGCCCTGGGCACCCGAGACCCGAACGCGAAGGTCTACCGCTCGGATGACCCGTGGGAGGACCCCGTCGAAGTGCGCGTCGAGCTGGCCAACGCCAGCCTCGCGTCCCAGGCGGTGGCCCCCATCGTGAGTGATTTGGAGATGGCGGCGCCGGGAAGGACTCCGCTGGATGTGGCGCGGGCGCTGTCGCGGCGGACGCGGCGGATGGCGCGGCACCTCGACCCGGTGCGTCCCTTGGGGCACCAGCTGGTGGACCCGACGGACAGCGTGCTCGGTGGAATGAGCCGGTGGCCCGACAAGGGGCTCTATGTCGCCTCGTACAACCGGATGGTGAAGGACGCGTTCCACGAGGTCTGGTGGAAGTCGCGGCGCCAGATTCAGGTGGCGCCGGATGGGAGCAAGACGCTCGTCTGGTTCGCGGACGACAACCCCGAGACGGAGGAGTACACGCTGCTCGAGTACAACTTCAGCCTGTTCTTCGGCATCGCGCTCCAGATGTACCAGTCGACCCTCATCGCGGATGACACGCCCTGGGACCGCTTCCGTCGCGAGCACCCGGACGCCACCGACCCGGCGCTGAATCCCTGGGTCAACACGAGCCCCAACCACATCAGCCGTCAGGCCCTCTTCGGCGCGCACCTCTTCAACGACCGCACGCGCGGCCCCACGAACATCCGGTGCTCGAACTGCCACGAGTCCGCCGAGCTGACGGATGCCTCCGTCCGCCGTGTCACCGCCGCGGTCAACGGGCCGGTGCGCAACCGCGACGGCAACATCATCGACAAGGGGTTCAACAACATCGGCATCCGGCCGACCTCGGACGACCTGGGCGCGGGCGGCAGTGATGCCTTCGGTCCGCTCTCCCACGCCAAGCGCCTGTTCCCCGGGGCGCCGCCCGCGAGCTTCGACGGCGCCGCCGTGTCCAAGGGCTTCGGCATCGAGGGGGCGTTCAAGGTGCCCTCGCTCCGCAACGTGGCGCTCACCGCTCCGTACTTCCACAACGGGGATGCACACACGCTCCGGGAGGCCGTGGAGCTGTACAGCCGCGGTGGCAACGTGGCCCCTGTCGCCCAGCGGGATGGCACGCCCATCGAGCCCTTGGGGGTGCCCGTGCTGGCGGTGGACGAGGTGGATGCGCTCGTCGCCTGGCTGGAGACGCTCACGGATGCACGCGTGCTGTATCGCCGCGCGCCGTTCGACCATCCCCAGCTCTTTGTTCCCAACGGGCACGTCGGTGACTCGACGTGGCTGGGGGACGCGACGGGGGATGGCTTCGCGGATGACGTGATGCTGGAGATTCCCGCCGTGGGCGCGGCGGGTGGCGCGCCGCTGCCGGGCTTCCTCGAGGGAGTCTTCGGTCCGATGACGCCGCCGCTGCTGCACTGA